The Gemmatimonadota bacterium genome includes the window TCATGCGGGACGCGACCGTCGGCGTCGAGTCGCCGGACACCTTTCCGCAGCGGTTGGCGACCAATTATGGTCTCCACATCTTCGAGTGGACCCTCGGCCACGGCTGTACTTTCGCCCAGTTCAAGCAGGCCGTCGACACATCGAATGGCGATTAGCGACGAGATGAAAGGCGAGTAGCGATAGGGCCAAAGAAAGGCGACCTTTAATGAGTCTGGACATCTGTCCGTGGAAGTACGGAAAACGCTGGGTTTACTCGATCACCTACGACGAGGCACTGGCCGACCTGCACCGCTTCGCTATTCCCATGCACGATGAATACGGCATCCCAGGCCACGTCGAAGTCGTCGTCGGCCAGATGGGCGAGATCCGCAAGATCGGCAACTCCAGTTTCAACGGGTATCGCCACATGAACGGGGAGGAGTTACGCGACCTGCTCGCACGTGGCTGGGGCGTGGGAAACCACTCATGGAGCCACGAGATCATCACGCCGGATACGGTGGACCGGGAGATCTGCCACGCCAAAGAAGTACTCGAGGAAGCCCTCGGCGAGGCGGTCATCCTGTACTGTTCGCCCGGTGACAATACCAACATGGCCGACCACGTCCTCGAAGCCTGCCGCAATTCCGGCTACGTTGGTGCCATGAGCATAACGGACGCGCTCAATCTACCCGGGGACGAGCTCTTCTGGATCAACCGCACACCACTGCACGACCACTACTACCCGCCTTTTTACAGCGCCTTCGACCCTTTCCGAAACATCCGCCAGGCCCAGGCCGTGCAGGGCTGGCTCATCGACTACTGCCACTGCCCGCTGGATACTGCCGTTCACCCCAACAAGGATTGCTCCGAAGCCCAACTCAGGCAGCGCCTTGAAACGGTGTTGTCCGAAGGGAGCGACGCGGTCTGGTGCGCGGTGCCGGAGGAAGCGCTCAGTTACCACCTGATGCGGCGACACGCCCGGATCGAGACTGTGCGCGGTGGCGACGCCAGGGGAGACAGGGGTGATGGGACAAGAGGAGATGGAAGTGATAGAGCCGCGGGCGGTGCAACCGAAGTGCAACGCTTTCGAATCAGCCTGCCGGGATTGCCCGAACAGGTTCCGTATCGTAGTCTGACCATGGAAGCCCGGGTACCGCCGGCCTGGTGCCGCGATCCCCGCGTGGTGGTGGACGGGCAGGAACTGGCAGCAGAGGTGGTTCGGCCCGGCGTGCTACGGGTTACGACGCAAGTGAAAGAAGGTACCATGATAGAGCTGCGCACCACCCAGCGCCTATGACGGTGACACTCCGATCAGAAGTTCTGATTTTAACCCAACACACTTTCCCGACTGCGTTGGATTCAGCGATGGCAAGCATATTCTGAAGCGACTTTCCATGTAGGGAAGAAGATGTCGAGTGCAATACTGGGTAAAGTATCGCCGTTTTTTATCGTAGACGAACTGGCCCCTTCGGTCGCGTTTTACAGGCAATTAGGATTCGAAATCCGGTATCAGGCACCAGAAGTAGATCCGTTTTTTGCTATCGTTGGTCGAGACGAAACGCAGATCTTCTTGAAGGCGATCGCCGAAGATATAAACCCACAACCGAACAGTTCCCGTCACCCCTGGGCACGCTGGGACGCGTTTGTCAGCGTAGAGAATCCCGATGCGCTTGCTGAGGAGTTTAGTGAGGCCGATATAACGT containing:
- a CDS encoding polysaccharide deacetylase family protein, with translation MSLDICPWKYGKRWVYSITYDEALADLHRFAIPMHDEYGIPGHVEVVVGQMGEIRKIGNSSFNGYRHMNGEELRDLLARGWGVGNHSWSHEIITPDTVDREICHAKEVLEEALGEAVILYCSPGDNTNMADHVLEACRNSGYVGAMSITDALNLPGDELFWINRTPLHDHYYPPFYSAFDPFRNIRQAQAVQGWLIDYCHCPLDTAVHPNKDCSEAQLRQRLETVLSEGSDAVWCAVPEEALSYHLMRRHARIETVRGGDARGDRGDGTRGDGSDRAAGGATEVQRFRISLPGLPEQVPYRSLTMEARVPPAWCRDPRVVVDGQELAAEVVRPGVLRVTTQVKEGTMIELRTTQRL